In Telopea speciosissima isolate NSW1024214 ecotype Mountain lineage chromosome 10, Tspe_v1, whole genome shotgun sequence, the DNA window AGCAGTGATGGCCGAATCAGTAGTTATAAAATCCTCCTCATgatcagtagtagtagtagtagtgttTACACTAACTACTAATGGACTCCTGACCTGATGAAAGCCATCTGACCACACAATCTCTCCAAAATCATATCTCCCTTGGGATTGCTTAAGAGGTGTTAATGTCACATAATATGAGATTTCTTCCCTTGCACGTCTGAAAACAAGGATCCTTGGCCAAACCCAAACATCAACTCCTTTAGGATTCTCAACTCTAACGAAGTAAACACCTCTCTTCCCACCTTCATTACGTACTGTCCTCTTGATCGTAACTGTAGAGCGAAGATCCGAAACTGTGATTGAAGGATAGTTGAGGTGTGCAGCAGCATTAGTACTACtagtgttgttgttgttgttgttgagatATGTGAATTCAGAACAATCAGTTTCAACACTACTTGAAGCTGGTGTTAGAACAAGGCTCTCTATTTGTTCTTTTGAGTAGCCAATGTTACAAAGGAAGACAATGTAATCCTCTGTGTTCAAGTCATAAACCAGTCCTGGATCGATTGCCCTTAAGGGGTTTATGTGACCTGCACCAATGTCAAAGGCATCTGCAACTTCCATTGATCCTCCTGCTAGTATTTCATCTTCTTGTGCATCTTTTGTGTAAGCTGAAAATGGAATGGATGATCATGATCAACCACAACTCAAAACTGTTGATTCACATTTTTGCCCCCATGAAACATGCTGGTTCATACCTTCATATTTAATTGATGTTTAgtaaatattttctttcaagtaatttttagggagaaagaacgcacCTGCAGGTGGTGCCAGACACACGAGGGGCCGCATGCGAAATAACTGTCGCTTCCCTTGAAACCCCAAAAATGACCGGGGTGCGGTGATCATTTTGCACACTCATGTGTCAGGATGCAAGGGTGATCTGCCGTGCATGCGCTACACTTACAagggtggcattctctttcccaatttttaattaagatgatagtttttaaatgttttctttAAGTTATGTTTGGaggccaagaaaagaaaagataagaatCTGAAATTGACCGGACCAGTTCGAAATGGTTGAACTGATCAAAACCAATTGAAAGAAAAACCGGATTGAAAACAAAAGTGGTTGAATTGACCTTTACCATAACAgattggttttgatttgaacCAGTGCCAGACCGCAATCGATTCAACCCgaacaaaaccaaaccaataactGACACTTACCCCTATAGGGGCGTCAACAAAAAAACTGAAACAACCTAATCGATCGAATCTAACCAAACATATCCTAACTACATCAAACCAATTCCCTATATATCGAACCAGTTTCAGTTTGGGATATTATGAAACCGGTTGAAAACTGGAGTGAAACCGGTACAAaaagttttaagaaaaaaatcgATACAAACCCATAAACCATATTGTTTCTATaattgtttgtatatatatataaatggaaAACCGAAACTGAATCTAAGTTTGATATCAATTCAAACCGGAAAAAGCCtgataaaagaaaatgatataaatcgaaaccaaattAGATCAAAATCGTATCCAACTGAAACCGGACTGAAccgaccatttgacacccttagttttctttctttaaatacGTACCTGTAGTCATGAGAGCAGACCTAATGGCTGCAGGAGACCATTTTGGATGTAGTGATTTGATAAGTGCTACCACCCCCGAAACATGAGGGCATGACATGGATGTTCCTGATTGAAAGTTCCAATTCACAGAGCGGTGATCAAAGGGAAACCCAGATGGTGGGGACTGTGGTGGCCATGCTGCCAAGATACCGACTCCAGGTGCACTTACATCTGGCTGCATGTTTAAAGACAGATATGATGGAAATATTTTCAACAAGATAAATTATGAATTtatatgagattttttttgtattaattCTAAGGGATCGAATTGTACatggtttaaaaaattcaaactggATCGGTCGAATCAGCTGACCAATCCTAGGCCTGCACCAAAATACCCAGCCGAACCTGACCAGAATCGAACCGATTGCTTTAAATCCAAAACCGGCTAAATACAAAAAattgttcagtttcggtcttGTCCCTTAGATGTGCAGAATCGATTACGACCCAATCAaaaccgaccgattgacaccccctaggttatttttatttgtcacaaaattcacaaaattaaCATATATACCTTGAGAATATCTGTAGAAAGTGAGGTTGGGCCTCTGGAGGAGAAATAAGCTAGTGTAGGTGCTGGTGTTTGGCGAATAGTAACATCACTAGGCATAATCTGTACTATAGGAAGCCTTCAATTAAGGCCAACATGCAACACATACCATACCATACAATATCAATAAAAGATCAAACACTGGATCGATCTGTGTCATATATATATTGATCAAATTAATAATGTGGAGATCCATAATTAAGAACCAACTTACTTACTTGGGGGAAGTAGCATAGTAATGGGAGATTTGAGTCCCTTGGTTGATGTCAAtaaggatggttggaaggataTCAATTTCAGGTAATTGGGTGGTCATAGGCTCTGCTATGAGTAAAGCTGATGCATTGGCTATGCGAGCCGCTACCTGTGCTTCAAGACTAGACCCAGCCATGGTAGATATGCATAGAAACAACTTCCCACCTGAGGCTCGTTTTCCTCTCCAGTTATCTCTTGTGCAAACCCTACACATTATTAATTCATCATGATCGAGTTCATATGGATTAGTACGTACTACATTTTATCATAATAGAAGAACTCTTGGCTTCAATTATAATCTAAGGTTTTAATTTACGATATCGGTTGCCGTCGATACTGATACCGATATAGATTGATCGTATAACTCTGTATATATCTCAactgatacgataccaatacctaaatCCCTGACTGTAATTGGCATTGGGAGTAGATCGATCGAATCGGTCAAGACTGATCCCaatttttgggtattttgtCGAAAACGGTATTTATCTAGGGTTCAGGCAATTTTGACCAATCCTCGACCGATTCCTATGGGGTTGGAATCAACGGTGGTGATCCCGTTGCCGAATCCACTTACTAATACAACTACTAATATCCGTATATATAATTCTTACaaatttttaatttgaaaatt includes these proteins:
- the LOC122642197 gene encoding subtilisin-like protease SBT3.18 — its product is MAISFHWFWGLFLLLLSLYFIPSHSTYHVHIVYLGLPQVQDPLLTTKSHLHLLSNVFSSEQAAKDSLLYSYKHSFSGFSARLNSTQAATLAKMEGVISVFRSKTLRLHTTRSWDFLGLTLDHSKGTPFQLTYGDDVVVGIFDTGIWPESESFREEPGIRPIPSCWKGKCVKGDKFEPSKACNRKLIGARYYVRGFEDEFGPLNTTGPNAEYRSARDVLGHGTHTASTAVGSVVNNASFLGLGLGKARGGAPRARLAVYKTCWKNGLDGSCSEADVLAAFDDALCDGVHVISVSFGAGVVLLPFFASSAAIGSFHASQLGVTVVFSAGNDGPTPGLVENVSPWGISVAASTIDRSFPTLLSIDNNAISIVGQSFNVKQMKLKLVDASNYFFDGVCTRDNWRGKRASGGKLFLCISTMAGSSLEAQVAARIANASALLIAEPMTTQLPEIDILPTILIDINQGTQISHYYATSPKLPIVQIMPSDVTIRQTPAPTLAYFSSRGPTSLSTDILKPDVSAPGVGILAAWPPQSPPSGFPFDHRSVNWNFQSGTSMSCPHVSGVVALIKSLHPKWSPAAIRSALMTTAYTKDAQEDEILAGGSMEVADAFDIGAGHINPLRAIDPGLVYDLNTEDYIVFLCNIGYSKEQIESLVLTPASSSVETDCSEFTYLNNNNNNTSSTNAAAHLNYPSITVSDLRSTVTIKRTVRNEGGKRGVYFVRVENPKGVDVWVWPRILVFRRAREEISYYVTLTPLKQSQGRYDFGEIVWSDGFHQVRSPLVVSVNTTTTTTDHEEDFITTDSAITAQYST